From the Hymenobacter yonginensis genome, one window contains:
- a CDS encoding cell division protein FtsX, which produces MAQPRPTRKKKLGSYPHTMVVFSITLALLVIGLFGLLLIHAHKLSNLVKENIEMQVYLDRDLPPTELLRLQQDFARKPYIAQRDGQAQVRFLSKEEGAKQFIEQTGEDFQQFLGDNPLRDAYILKINAEYSDSLQMGRIERELKAEPGVHEVQYVQSLISSINQNVRKLSLVLLGFAVVLTFVVTVLINNTIKLALFSQRFLIRSMQLVGATSFFIQRPFLNRATWQGLVSGILASLLLLALLQYAYLQVADLRALRDDRLIGGLLLVMVALGCGIGFLSSYRAVRKYLGMSLDELY; this is translated from the coding sequence ATGGCCCAACCCCGCCCGACCCGCAAGAAGAAGCTAGGCAGCTACCCGCATACGATGGTAGTGTTCAGCATCACGCTGGCGTTGCTGGTTATCGGGCTGTTCGGGCTGCTGCTGATTCATGCGCACAAGCTCTCCAACCTTGTGAAGGAGAACATCGAAATGCAGGTGTACCTGGACCGCGACCTGCCGCCCACCGAGCTGCTGCGGCTGCAGCAGGACTTTGCCCGCAAGCCCTACATCGCGCAGCGCGACGGCCAGGCTCAGGTGCGGTTCCTGAGCAAGGAAGAAGGCGCCAAGCAGTTTATCGAACAGACCGGCGAAGACTTCCAGCAGTTTCTCGGCGACAACCCGCTGCGCGACGCCTACATTCTGAAAATCAACGCCGAATATTCCGATTCGCTGCAGATGGGCCGCATTGAGCGGGAGCTGAAAGCCGAGCCGGGCGTACACGAGGTGCAGTACGTACAGAGCCTCATCAGCTCCATCAACCAGAACGTACGCAAGCTGAGCCTGGTGCTGCTGGGCTTTGCCGTGGTGCTGACATTCGTGGTGACGGTGCTCATCAACAATACCATCAAGCTGGCCCTCTTCTCGCAGCGCTTCCTCATCCGGAGCATGCAGCTGGTGGGCGCTACCTCGTTTTTCATTCAGAGGCCCTTCCTGAACCGCGCCACTTGGCAGGGCCTCGTGAGCGGTATTCTGGCGAGTTTGCTGCTGCTGGCGCTGCTCCAGTACGCCTACCTACAAGTAGCCGACCTGCGTGCCCTCCGCGACGACCGCCTCATCGGGGGCCTGCTGCTGGTGATGGTGGCCCTGGGCTGCGGCATTGGCTTTTTGAGCTCCTACCGCGCCGTGCGCAAGTACTTGGGCATGTCGTTGGATGAGCTTTACTAA
- a CDS encoding four helix bundle protein, whose protein sequence is MVEPNENNERKFLRLADIECYRISFALSNAVWDCVLAWPPLAQHTVGEQFVRAVDSISANIAEGFGRYSKKDKIRFYRIARGSLYESLDWNEKARVRQIITSETYTYLFTELQRLPKSINSLIKYTDSHLTI, encoded by the coding sequence ATGGTTGAGCCGAACGAAAATAACGAACGTAAATTTCTGCGGCTGGCAGACATTGAGTGTTACCGGATCAGCTTCGCGCTAAGCAATGCGGTGTGGGACTGCGTATTGGCGTGGCCGCCTCTCGCGCAACACACGGTTGGCGAGCAGTTTGTCCGGGCCGTAGACAGTATTTCGGCCAATATTGCGGAAGGTTTTGGGCGGTACAGCAAGAAAGACAAAATCAGATTTTACCGTATTGCACGTGGGTCGCTTTATGAATCCTTGGACTGGAATGAAAAAGCCAGAGTGCGCCAGATTATCACATCAGAAACCTATACCTATCTGTTCACTGAGCTACAACGGCTACCAAAGTCCATCAATTCGCTTATCAAATACACCGACTCTCACCTAACCATTTAA
- a CDS encoding DUF3098 domain-containing protein has protein sequence MQEPRFAFGPRNYRLMFVGLAVLAAGFITMTLDTADYGEGFLGITLGPILLIVGFLIEFWAIMAKPGGPAPVAQDAATRETLAQQPTPAAPATYVAPTYKR, from the coding sequence ATGCAAGAACCCCGCTTCGCCTTCGGGCCCCGCAACTACCGCCTGATGTTCGTGGGCCTGGCCGTGCTGGCGGCCGGCTTCATCACGATGACGCTGGACACCGCCGACTACGGCGAAGGATTCCTGGGCATTACGCTCGGCCCCATTCTCCTGATAGTAGGCTTCCTGATTGAGTTCTGGGCCATTATGGCCAAGCCCGGCGGCCCTGCCCCGGTAGCGCAGGACGCTGCCACCCGCGAAACGCTGGCCCAGCAGCCTACGCCGGCCGCGCCGGCCACATACGTCGCTCCTACCTATAAGCGGTAG
- a CDS encoding undecaprenyl-diphosphate phosphatase translates to MNYWYALILAIVEGLTEFLPVSSTGHMIIVANLLGIGQLPFTETFITSIQLGAILSVVVLYWRRFLQSFDFYVKLLVAFLPFGVLGFLLKDVIQELLKSVTVVAVSLVVGGVILLFVDRWFSGTRKAVTTPSLGQALRIGLFQCLALVPGVSRSAATIVGGLAQGFDRRSAADFSFLLAVPTMVVITAYQLYKTYKVDAPGVEDLKLLLFGNVVAFIVGLLAVKSFVNFVSRFGFRAFGFYRIIVGVIILVMIALGIPMQLI, encoded by the coding sequence ATGAACTACTGGTACGCCCTGATTCTGGCTATCGTCGAAGGCCTGACGGAATTTCTGCCGGTTTCCAGCACCGGGCACATGATTATCGTGGCCAACCTGCTCGGTATCGGGCAGCTGCCCTTCACCGAAACCTTCATCACCTCTATTCAGCTCGGCGCCATCCTGTCGGTGGTGGTGCTGTACTGGCGGCGCTTTCTGCAGAGCTTCGACTTTTACGTGAAGCTGCTGGTGGCCTTTCTGCCGTTTGGCGTGCTGGGCTTTCTGCTGAAAGACGTTATTCAGGAGCTACTGAAAAGCGTGACGGTGGTGGCCGTATCGTTGGTGGTGGGCGGCGTGATTCTGCTGTTCGTGGACCGCTGGTTTTCGGGCACGCGTAAGGCCGTTACCACGCCCAGCCTGGGCCAGGCGCTGCGCATCGGGCTGTTTCAGTGTCTGGCGCTGGTGCCCGGCGTGAGCCGCTCGGCCGCCACCATCGTGGGCGGCCTGGCCCAGGGCTTCGACCGCCGCTCGGCCGCCGACTTCTCGTTTCTGCTGGCCGTGCCGACTATGGTCGTCATCACGGCCTACCAGCTCTACAAAACCTACAAAGTTGACGCGCCCGGCGTTGAGGACCTCAAGCTGTTGCTGTTCGGCAACGTGGTGGCCTTTATTGTAGGGCTGCTGGCCGTGAAGTCGTTTGTGAATTTCGTGTCGCGCTTCGGCTTCCGGGCGTTCGGCTTCTACCGCATCATCGTGGGCGTCATCATCTTGGTGATGATTGCGCTGGGCATTCCGATGCAGCTGATTTAA